From the Manis pentadactyla isolate mManPen7 chromosome 6, mManPen7.hap1, whole genome shotgun sequence genome, the window CTTAGCACCCCATCTCAGACTGCTGCCCTCACCTCTGCACAGGTCCTTCCCATTCACAGGGACACTGTCCACATCCCATTTGTCCCCATTTGCCAGTAAGTGGCCAGCACCTCAgtcacccccagccccagggaggTCACACCACCCTGGGACAACAGGGCTGCCAAGCCCCTGTGTTTCCACCCTGCCATCATGAGTGCCCTTGGCAACTGTGCTTTCTGTACCGTACAGCTGAGCTGAGTACCAGGCACTGGTTACCAAGGTAGGGCAGCAACTGCACATAAAAGTGCAAAGAACATGACTATGCCGGCCGCTGGGAATAGAGGTCAAACACCTCTGCCCACTGCATCTTGTTCTCAGAGTCCCCAAGAACACAACCGAGCCCAGCCGAGCACCGGATGGAAGCATGCCTTAGCCACGGAAGAGACACCGGAAGGTCCGCTCCGATGGAGGGCACTGGACACCACCGGCCGGCAGGTCTCTCCTGACGCTGATGCAGAGCGATTTGCCTCCGCGCATCCGTCCTGCACCACAGTAGAAAGACCCCAGCCCGTTCCTCCAGAGGACAGTTATAACAGCCGAGTGGGGAACCGCATGAGGGAGACTACCTTTCCCAACACCCATTTTTTATggctttttgcatttttatgtttttttcagcTATTATATCACCCCCCTAAAACTTGTCCCCAAGCGCTTTGATGTCCCCTGCCAACCCCTGCATAGAGGCATGGGGATGGCAGGAAGCATTCCTAATGTTAAGGGAAAAATATGACTTGGGAGACTTGTACAGTGGGCGAGGGCGGGAAGCAGGAGACTGAAAGCAAAGAGGGGTGGTTCCCTTCCTCTAGGGCTGCCGTAACTGTGTCCAGAACTGGGGGACTTGGGgcaacagaaatgtatacatccCACATTCTGGAGGGCAGAGTCCAAGTCAGGGGTCAGGCGGGCCACACTCCACTGAACCCTTAAGGGGAGAGTGTTTTTATGCCTTTTCCAGCCCCTGCCTGGTGTTGGCTGTCAGTCCCCGGTGCTCCTTCCGTCAcgtggctgtcttctccctgtgcgTCTTCACGTTATCTTCCTTCCATGCGCAGCTGCCTCTGTATCCcagtttcccctttttataaggacacaagtcatattggattagggcccaacctaatgacctcattttaatgtGGTTTTTCCTCTGTAAAGACCTGCTTTGAAATACATCACATCCTGAGATACTGGGAGTTAAGACGTCAATGCATCTTTTTGTTAGGGCTCACAATTCAGCCCGTAACTAGGGACCAGTCAACACGGAGCTTGTATGCCAAACCAGACGCCTGGGCTTCATGCTGAAGGCTGGGGCAGTCACTGAAGAGGTGTTGCACAGCAGCCAGGTTTGTGTTTCTGAAATACATCACTTGCGGAGAAGTAGGGAATGATTTAAGGGGTCGACCTGGACCCAGGGAGTTCTGTTCAGATGCCATTTATACAAGGTGAGAGCTTGAATCAAAAATGCAGCTGTATTGAGGCAAAGCAAACGTAAAGGGCAGTCCACGGAAATGTCCACTAGGGGGGGGCTCGCAGCAGACAGGCCAAAGGAGGGCCGGAGAACGCAGGGGCGGATCCACACACATTTACTTAAACTCCTGCTTGGCACTGGGCaatcccttgccagctcctaaagccagggtcaacAGGCATCCAGTGTCCATTTTAATCTGCATgtcatgggaactaagtccctaccaccccaggatttgggggaacctCAGAGATTTAGGTGGGGTGAGATTATGGTCTAAGAACttctcaaagcaaagaaaggagattttcaggcaggctactaaacaGCACAATTGTTCGGCTACAACCCTATCTGGGTCACCAGGTGATGGAAACTTGCAAGCCCCgatcagagatcttagtagcccttccctacttatctggagtagagcagagagagtgacacacttgaagaaagggcaACTTCAAGAAGGAGGctcacttaagggtttagggtttggagtTTCATAGGGCATTTTGgataagggtcagcataaggcatgacgtatacaggtgattcataattcttttgaagttttgtcttaagaatagaatTATTTAAGTGACTGTGCTGGTCTGGATCTCATCATTCTTTATCCACGTAAGTTTATTTATACTTTGGTGGTCTATCTGCTGTCTTAGTTATAAAGTTACTTACGGGGctggaagaacagcatataggttaaattAAAGAAGAAGCTGGGCCTTTGGCACTAGCTACGTAGATTTTACAAcggcatgacccttgtcctatTTCCCTGCCCTCCCTCAGGGGCTAGGGCCAGGaagtccttgactgacttttaTCTGGGGACTATCCTGAcgttccaagtcactcctggcctttgaaacttaaACTAATTAACCCCTTAACTCTCTGAGTCCTTTTTGgccctctggttttatctggttaactctttaaATCCCTTTTAGTGAACtccactggctttattctccctccaccccacTCATGTCTGCCCTTCTGCCTAACAGGTATCTCTTGGGCTTTGTAGGATTGATCatggcatccctggcctctgtctTCTCGATGACAATAGTCAGGTGCGTCTACTAGGTGACACAATTAGTCATCCCCTAACTGAGACACCAAAGATGTCTCCAGATATTGTCCCCCTGGGGGAAAAATCACCCCAGTTTAAGAACTACCATCTAGATGATTCCAGAACACAAGAGGAGGTAACCTGGAAACAGAAGAGTTAGTTCTGAGGAATGGGGTCTAATTTTCTGAGAAAGCGTTCCCCCAAAGAATGTTGCAACACCACATTGTTTTTATCACCTCCCAAAGAGTTGCAGCCATATTGAGCTGAGGGCCAGAGAAAACGGGGATAGGAGTCACAGTTTCCCCTGACAGTCCACAAAGCACTTTCATGTGCATTTGATCCTTAAACAACCTTGTGAGGGGGAGGCGGATGTCAGCCCCATATTCAGATAAGAAGCTGAAGTCAAAGGCTACAAGGCCAGGAGGAGGGTTGTCAGATCAGCCGGCTCATCATCcagcctcctttcttccctcccccaggcTGTTACTTGTCAGGTCTACATAATTGGAAAAAAGAGTGCCAGACACACCCAGGACCTAGGATGGGAAAGTGACAGTGGTATGGTTCTTATCTTGCCTCAGCTCctggctgcagccattgtcttaGCTTACTCAGCTTGCCCAGAAACAGCAGCTTGCTCGTTGACGTGAAAGTTAACAACCTCTTGTCCCAGGGCCCTCCATCCTGGTATTGCAGCCTAAACAGCCCTGTCCCATTTGTCTGCCTGTACCGTTTTCAAAGCTCTGTGAACTTGGGCTTATCTGCGTCCTACCACAGCTTCCAGAGTTCCCATTTCACCTGGAGAAACAGCCTGCTTATCTCCGCCACACAGCTGGGTTGGAATCTTAGTCTTGTAACTCTTTCCCTGCTAATGTATGGGGATAAGGGAACAATCCCTGGAGTCAGAGGGAAGGGAAACCTGGCCCTTCCCCACCCTAGCTCACTCCCCGCAGAGAGGCTCTGCAGAGAGGATGTGCTGGCCCAGGAGCCTGAGCTCGGGCCAGGACTTGCCTCAAAGGTCTGTGCGTTGCCCATAACAGGGAGAGCGGAACCCAGTCTTCTCAAAGCTGAGCAGGTCTTGGTATTGCAAGTGGAAGAGACTAAGATGTATCACTGAATTCCTTTGTTCTAGGAAAAACACTTCAACAATGGCACTTCTcataatgaaatataaatgttaaaCTCTCTTCTAAAATGGAGATATTTCAAACCTGACTACTCCAATAGGAAAAAGGTTAGATGGGTCCCAACTAAGAAGCAAAAGGGCAATGCTGAGTGTGTTCCAGCACCTGGCCTGGACTGAAGGCCCCCGGGCAGAGGAAACACAACAAGCAGAACTGTTTTGGGGCCAGGTGACCCAGTGCATGGTGGGAGAGGAGGCCCTGTGTTGTTGTTTCTTAGCATCAttgaaaaatttgaaaaccaCTCTTAGTTCTGGACTATATAAAAGCAGGCCTCTGGACAGATGTGGTCCACCAGCTATCGTTTGTTGGCCCTCGTTAAGAGCCCAGGAAAAAAGCATGGCACAGAGAGGGGGAAACGGGTTTCAGCCTCAAATGACCTCTTAGCTCTGTGTTCTCTAGGTGAAGCCTCCACCTGTTTCCTCAACAGGTAAGTGTAGGATTTGAGCCGGAACTTCTAAGGCtcattctgtgattctgtgacTGTCCCCAGATACCCTAGCCAAAGATTTATTCTCTTGCTGCCGGGCATGAGCCTGGTGTTCATTCAGAGCCTCAGCCTCAGATTTCCTGCTAATGTATGGGGATAAGGGAACAATCCCTGGAGTCATCACCTGAGTGACCAGCCCCTCTTCTCAGAGCCTGGCCTCCCCTCCTCAGGCAGCCCTCCTAGGTGACAGCCACCTAGAGGGGCCAAATGTGGAAGGGGAGGCAGAGCACAGGGGAGCGATGCCTGTCCGTGAGGAAACGGGTCCAtcggaaagaaagaaaaccaccgACCTGAGGCAGGGCTTTCTTGGCCTGGCAGTTGATCCCCCCGATGAAGATCATACCGGGCATGATCGGCCTGGGGTACTCCAGCACGAAGTCATATCTCAACAGCCAGATGGAGCCCTTCCGATACAAGGTGGGTAGGTGCACGTCCCTCTTGAGGACGCCCGATGCAAGGTCCTCATACTTTGAATAGAGACGGTGAAACAGAGAGGTCTCCAAGTGATTAACGAGGAAGTTGGCCACCCGCTGGGGGAAAGTCATCCGGTCTGAGAACTGAGTGTAGCACCTGGGGATGTAGGACACAGGGTTTGGGCTTCTGCTGATGGCGTGCTCTAGGGAGCATGGGAAGCCCCTGAAGAGGTACACAGGGGGCAGGCCCAGGTACTCAGCCAGAATCACCCCACAGGGTAAGGCGGGGTCTGTGAAAAGGACGTCAAATTTCCCCTCCCTGAGGAAGGTCAGGGTGTCAGTGTCCTGCAGGAGGCTCTGGCAGTTGGTGAAGAGCATGTCAATGACAATCATGTTATTTCTGTACTCCATCAGGGCGGCATTCAGGAACCACCTCTCAGCAAAGTGCTGATTCCCGAAAGCACGGAAACGGCTCTTCAGCTCTTCCTGGTCGTACGGCACTGGGTAGATTCTTCTTGTGTAGTATTTGGATTCTTTCAGAAGCAAATTGACCTCAGGCACCAGCACCAGGATATCATGTCCCTTCTCACTGAGAGGCTCAATTATGTCCTTCATACTGAGCCAGTGGCTTCCGTCCTGTGGCACCACCAGCAGCTTGTCACCCACAACCACCCCCCAAAGCCCTAAAAAGAAAACCAGTGCATAAACTCTGCGGAATGCTTGGAGAAGGCAGGCCATTTGGGAGGGAGCCCCGGCAGGAGCGAGATCAAATTGTTTACACTCGCTGGGGTGCAGGCCTCCTGGCTGTTTCTCTGAACTAACAGTGCTCTTCACCGAGCCTGCCTAGCTCTCCTTGCTTTGAATTTTGCCCTTTGATATGAAAAAAGCTAAATTAAtatttaaccattttttaagcACACAGCTAACTGGAACCAACTAGGCCCTTTGTCAGCCTTTGCCTGAGCTTCTGGGTTTATTTCATCTCCATCCATCTGCCTCTCCTTCTTCAAAAAATTGGTCACAGTTGAGGACAACTCATACTGGCCCCTGCAGGTGCATACAGCCATCTATCATGGGCTCTCCAGGACCCACATCCATAGACAAAGAGCTGTCTGTGCTTCTCTGCTTGTCAACTTTTCTTAGAGCAGAAAGGAAGTGTCCACAGATGCCACATTCCTGAATCAGAACCACTCAATGGGACTGCCCATTCCTGGTGACCTGGTTACCACAAGGCTGGTTGGATTAAAAGGCAGGGCTGCAGGAAGCCAGGGAAGCACAGAGGAGCCTGGTATAGCTCTCCCCATGCCTGCCTCTCAACGAAACCACTGTTTGGGTGGTGGGGGTTCTGTTACATTAGAAGACAGAATCTAATCCCTAAGTGAATACGTGCCCTAAGACCACAGTTCCCACTCTGACTGTGGTTAGATTAGAATCACACATTCTAGAGTGAACCTGCTGCCTTTGAGCTCTGTGACCCCTTTGCCCTGTGCCTGAATTGCCCATCTGTCAAATGGTGGTTGCATCTGAGGAGCCCCCTCGGGCTATGATGAGGCCACTGGTACTGTGTAGACTGAACCCTGGGGCACGCTGGTGGCCAAACAGTAGCTCTTAAAAAGGCCCAAGGAGTAAAAGAACCAGCCCTACACTGGGAATGCGAGAATTAAAGGAAGAGCAAAAGGGCACAGAAGGGGaagtgaaaatttttttaaaagaagaaaatgtagaaaTAGAAAATGGTGGGAAGGCATCAGGTGATGGACCATTTGATGGTGGCCACTCAATCTGCCAGCAGTTGAAACGAAAAGATGGTTCTAGCATGGGGGCCCCTGCCACCTGCAGAACACTTTCCGGCTTACAAAACAATTTCCCATTGCCCTagtttctagggctgccataacaaacttCCATATGCTGGCCGCctaagcaacagaaatgtattcctccaagtctggaggctggaagtctgacatCCAGGCATGGGTAATGCCAGTCCCTTCTGGAGGCTCCGAAGAAGAATCTTCTCCAGTGTTAATATTTCTAGTACTTGAGACTTACAGTTACCTATAAAAAGGCAAATAGCCctgtaaaaataattaaagaatgtggatatataattcataaaaaaggaaatgcacATGGCCAATATAGCtatgaaaataggaaataaaaattgaaGCATCTATGtggaatttttccaaaaaaatgtaaaagtttgACATTTGAAGCTGGGGAGGATATGGAAGAACTAGAACTCTCATACCCTGTTGACCAAAACGTCAGGTTGCTCAACATTTTGAAAGCAACTTACTGATGTCACGTGTGCGTACCTGTTGGTTGAGCTGCCCTCCTCCTGGCCACTCTAGCCTACTGAGTAAGAGCAAGGATATGGAAACACACGAGTGTAAAGAagttatttaagaatgtttagTACAGTCTCCCttacaaaaggaaaaactggAAGAAGTTTAAATATCTATCAAGATTGGTTAGCTGGATAAACTACAATGCATCCAAAGTAGAACAACTACTAAAAAAAATGTAACGGATTTGTATGTATTCACTGTAAAGATGTCCATGAAAAAAGCAAAGGACAGTCCGTCCAGTCTGATACAAGATCGTTTTAAATAAAATGGTATAAGAATTTACATTAGATCTATGCATAcacataaaataatttcagaaaaactggaaaagatgCATACAATACTGCTAGGAGCATTTTCTCACGGGGATGGTGTTAGATTAACAAAAAAGgaagtttcatttttcatttcttactgTGCATTTTTTAGTACTTCCAGAAACTgtattaagaaaaggaaattatatataattatgtcaactgtatacatatacatatcatATATAAAGGTCAGCTTTATAAAATTTGCTAACTCACAATCAAATGAATTGGCACAAAATAATTCATTCAACAGGGAAGACATTCCAAACGTGAGGAATGTAAGTGATAATCACAGTTCAAaaaggaatttcttttttaaatatccaaAGCTAGATTATTCTTAATATGCTAAAGGAGACACAACTTACCTTTGACAATGGGGTTCCCTCACGGCAGTTGATGCCACTAATGAAAGCCATATTGGGCATGACAGGTTTTGGGTAGTCCAAGACAAAGTCAGTTCTTAGCGACCAAACTGAGGTATGGCTGAAGAGATCATAGGAGAATCTCAGAGGCAACTTCCAAACCACGTTTGAAAAAATAGTTGCAAAACAAATGTTCCTCCAAGTGGAAGACTTgatttctcactctctccctgAAAGTCATGGCATCTGAGAACTCTGAGAAACCTCTAGGAACATAGGAAAGGGGGCTGGGGCTCTGTGTGCCTTCTTCAAGGTAATGGCAAAATACTCCCCTGGTGAAGACCACGGATGGGAGTGAAAAATATTTGGCTACAATCAAGCCACACAGATCAAAAGGATCTAGAAACACGGCATCAAAAGAACTCTCTTCTAAGTATTTCACTAATTTTTTGTCATTAAACAAACTCCCACAATGtgaaaaaaagtatttataaaaatcataGCATGAACTccttaatatagaaaataaactttGCTCTCAAGTTTCCCTTCGAGAGTTGGAGAATTTCAAGAAATGGCTATTCAAATCCTCTAGAGTGTAAGGTGTGGTATAAGTCTTCAGTGTATAATTAAATGACTTTCCCAGTTGCCAACTCACGTCTGGTGTGACTACGACCAACTCATGCCCTCTGTGGATGAGTTTCTCCACAACAGAACTCATGGTAAACCAGTGGCTCCCATCCACAGGTACTACCAGCAGCTTGCCTGCCTCTGCGAAGCCAGATGTCAGCAGGACACACACCCAAAGAGGAAGGAAGCCGGTCAAAACTGCAGACGCCATGGGATGACTGTGCCCAGAAAAATCCAGCTGCTTAGATTCTAAGCTCGGATAGCACAgcagaaaaataaacacaaaacctGTCTCAGGGTGAGCAtacctccatttttaaaaaattacacccATTGTCAATGATTTAcccatagtaataataatgattgCGTAGCATTTCCTGAGAACATACTTGTATGTTTTCCAGATAAGAATAGCATTTGATCTTTGCCTTGGGCAGAGATCATGCACTACATTGCAATGCCCCTTTGGAAACAGAATTATTAAGCAATGTTTAATGGATGCTAAGAACTCAAAATGAAAGGACATTtttttcagaatgaaaaaaaaaaccaagaaagTAAATTTCAATAAAGCTAATATTTTTGCACCTTATCCCAAAGGAAAATTTGGGTTTTATCCTCAGGCTACCAAAGACTGACCAGAAAGAGAAGGGCATCCCAGGTTCCAAGGAAAGACTCAAAACCTAACCTCCTCATGGAACAATGGGCTGTGGTTCACAAGGGTCTCTGAAATGCTAGGCATTGCTGCTTGTCTTGTCTCATTTCCAAACCCTCTGGGGCTTCCAAAATGTGAGGTAAGATTGACAACCCCATCTACATGGACCATTCTAGGAATTCAATGGATTGTGACTGTCATCTATTGTAAACTGCTTTCTCTAGATATGACACACGCAGTGATGGTCACCTCCCCAGTGTTTGCCAGAAGCATTCTGGCTGGGactcctctcttttctctctgcttccacACTCCTCTGTTTAGACCTCTGCTGTTGGGTCACCTCCATCAACCAGATGCCCTCCTTCAGGAATTTCTGTATCCCTCTCCCACACTCTACCAAGTACTCCTTGAGGTCAGgggatatgttttcttcatgtTTGCACTCCCCTCCCCTAGTACCCATGCTGTGCCTCACAAAGAGAAAGCACACAAGGAATGGTTGATGCATCAGACTGAATCACACTATGCTGGTTTATTATGCTGAGGAACATCTGGTGAGGGAACTAAAGCCAAGTGGGCGGCATGATCTTTGTTAGGAACCAAGCTTACTTCTTCTGAGACACCCGAACGGTTGCTAGGCATTTGCTTAGTCACCATTTACTTGGTGACTGGGGAACTTTCAGAtgaatatctgaaaaataaaaatggtggtGAGTGATCTACCTTCCTAGTAGGCTTACTTCAGAGTAGatatcaataaaatagaaaacagaaaaacaatagaaataatcaatgaacctAAAAGCTGGCTCTTTGATAAGTTGAATTTATTTGATAAAGCTCTAGCCAAACTActcagaaaaaaggagagaaaaaaattaccagtatcaggaatgaaagaggtgacatcactacagatcccacagatattaaaagaataataagagaatatCATGAACAAGCTTGGCCAATATATTCTACAACCTGGATGCAATGAacaaattccttaaaatataCCTACTACTAGAGTTTAATCAAGAATAATAAATAAGCTTAATAGAAACaacctatatatttttaattgagttaaaTTTGTAATTCAAACTTTCCCACAAATGAAACTTCAagcccagatggattcactgataaatgctaccaaacattagaggaagaaataataccaattatTAATCTGGAATATATTCTGGAATACAGACACAATATATTCCAGAGAATGGAAGCATAGggaacttccaaattcattctataaatCCATAGAATTGGTATATGAGACCAGCATTGCCAAATACTAAAACTAGATAAAGGCATTATAAGAgaggaaaattacagatcaatacctctcatgaacatagatgtaaaaattctaaacaaaagtttagcaaatcaaattcaataatataaatttatataaagatataaaatatatgtagtagtaataaataaaaagataatacatcataaccaagtgggatttgtcccagggatgcaaggcttTTTTTTAACACTGGACACTCAAGTTAATTCACCTATATAAATCAAGCTAATTCTCTATATAAATAAGCTAAAAAAGGCAATACCTTATCTAGTAATCCAAATAGGAACAGGAAAATTATCTGAAAAAATCCGTCATTCATTCCTGATAAAtattctcagcaaactaggaaaagAGGGAAAATTTCTCTATCTAATAAAGGGCACTTACTGAAAACTCACAGCCAACTATGGTGAATAACTCAATGCTTTATTCCTAACATCAGATACAAGTCTAGGATGATTGTCTTTTCACTTCTATTCCACATTGTCCTGGAGATTCTACCTAGAGCACAGAAATTCCAATTGAATCACTAAAATCTCCTAGAACAAATAAGTTTAGCatggttgcaggatacaagatcaacactcaaaaatcatatgcatttctatatactagcaatgaaaaactggaaattcaaatttaaaaataccactcaaatagcatcaaaaatatgaaCTCCTTAGAGCTAAATCTGACCAAAGATGTTAAAGACtgtactgaaaactacaaaacattgatgagagaaattaaagaaaatctaaatagatacACCATGTTCATGTGTTACGGAagatactggaaaacctggactgggtcACTGACGGAAGAACAAAGCAACACTCTTGGAGTGTGGaggttttatttcacaccggcaggctcagaggggagtgatctcccaaggtctgagccctgagcacaagcaaggggagcaatttatattattttgctatgtggcatttcggcatgcacagggcaaaagaggagccctcCTTACTTCGGTGACAACTGACCCACGCTGTGTAAAGTTTGCTTAAATGGGTTGTAGAGGGCAGACAAGGTCAATAGGTGGTTGAAGACACTGACTTTCAAACAGTTTGGGTCAGGACCCACAGCAATAATTTACACATAACACCAAAACTCAATACACAAATATGGATCTGTGTAT encodes:
- the LOC118925555 gene encoding UDP-glucuronosyltransferase 1-6 isoform X1; the encoded protein is MACLLQAFRRVYALVFFLGLWGVVVGDKLLVVPQDGSHWLSMKDIIEPLSEKGHDILVLVPEVNLLLKESKYYTRRIYPVPYDQEELKSRFRAFGNQHFAERWFLNAALMEYRNNMIVIDMLFTNCQSLLQDTDTLTFLREGKFDVLFTDPALPCGVILAEYLGLPPVYLFRGFPCSLEHAISRSPNPVSYIPRCYTQFSDRMTFPQRVANFLVNHLETSLFHRLYSKYEDLASGVLKRDVHLPTLYRKGSIWLLRYDFVLEYPRPIMPGMIFIGGINCQAKKALPQEFEAYINASGEHGIVIFSLGSMISEIPEKKAMEIADGLGKIPQTVLWRYTGPRPSNLANNTILVKWLPQNDLLGHPKTRAFITHSGSHGIYEGICNGVPMVMLPLFADQMDNAKRMETRGAGVTLNVLEMTSEDLTNALKTVINDKSYKKSIMNLSSLHKDRPMEPLDLAVFWVEFVMRHKGAPHLRPAAHDLTWYQYHSLDVMGFLLAIVLAVVFITYKCCAFGCRKCFGKKAQVKKPHKSKAH